Below is a window of Moorella thermoacetica DNA.
GATTTCTTCCGGTCCCGGGTTGAGGACTTTTTCGTCTTTTTTAATTATAGCTATAATGGCAGCGCCAGTTTTCTTGCGGATTTCTAAATCCCCGATAGTTTTCCCTATTGCTTGGGCATCCTTCTCCACTTTATACCATTCAAAAACCATGTCATCCAGGGCCATTTCAACCGTTTCCAGTGCTTTTGGCACGTAGGCCATACCGCCGAGAATACCTGCCACACGGCGCGCTTCCGCGTCATCCAGAGTGACCATGGAGATGCTTTCCTCCGGGTCATTACTGTCAAAATGATAAATTTCCCGTCGGCCATCATCGTGTACGACAATTACCATCTTATCCCCGCTGCGGGTTTCAATTTGGAATTTTTTCCCGATACCGGGAAGCTCGGTTTCTTTTATCAACATCTAACTTCCCCCTTGCTTATAATTCACCGCGGCTTTATTTCATTTTAACATAAACCTACCGGTTGCCAAAGCTAAGCATACCCTGCTGCTTTATATGGCCAGCTCTAACAGGGGTGTTAAATCATTGGGGTGCTCCAGGAGTTCCCGGTACAAGTCGCCCCATTCTTCCAGGCGGCGCCTGATGATATTGAAATCTCCGGGATAAATCTTTTTCGCCGCCACTTCTTCCCAGGTCAAGGGGGCGGAAACCGGGGCCCCGGGCAGGGGCCGTAGGCTGTAGGGAAAGGTCATGGACCGCCCCTGTACATTTTGCAGGTAATCCAGGTAGACTTTGCCCCGGCGCCTGTGGATAAGGTGCTCGGTGGTGGCTTTGCGGGGGTAAACCTGCACAATGAGATGCGCCAGGTATCCCATGGCAGCCGTAACTTCCCGGAAGGTCCAGCGGGGATAAAGGGGGATGAAAATATGCAGGCCCCTGGCGCCTGAATTTTTGGGGTAGCCGGTGAGGTGGAGTTCCTTTAAAGCCCGGTTGACCAAGAGGGCGATTTCCAGCACATCGACAAGGGTAGTGCCGTCCGCAGGGTCGAGGTCCATGACAACGATATCCGGGTATTCCAGGCGACCGGCCCGGGAGAGCCAGGCATGGACCTCGATGCACCCCTGGTTGGCCAGCCAGGCCAGGGTTGCTTCGTTATTGCAGAGAACGTAATTGATGGTTTTATCGCTATCGGTGTGATAGACAGGCAGGGTCGCCACCCACTCTGGGGCATAGGCAGGGCACTCTTTCTGGTAAAAGGCCTCCCCTGTAATGCCGTCCGGGTAGCGCTTCAGGACCAGGGGACGTTCCCGCAGGTAAGGTAGGATGCCGGGGGCCATGTCGACATAATATTCGACGAGATCAAACTTGGTCAGCCCCTCCGGCCAGAAGACCTTGTCCAGGTTGGTCAGCCGGAGCTGCTGTCCCGGCAACCGGGGCAGCATATAGGGCTCCCCGTTAACCTGCTGTCCTGTTGTCATTTCCCGGTCCATTTCCCTGCCACCACCCCCTGTCCTGCCGGCCTGCCGGTAGTATCCCCAACCCCCGGTTAAAGTTCATACGCCGGGTCGTATCAGGGGGCTTTTTAATATCGCGGTTATCCCATGGACATGCTAGAGCCTGGGTAAAAATTTGCCATAAAGACGGGAACCAATGCCTCCCTTCCGGCGTCTGTAAAATCAGGATAAAAACGAGAGAAAGATTATCAACTCCTGGGCCAGGCCAGCAAACAATCGGAAGATAAGGGCCAACAGATCTGGACCTCCCCTATTCCCCAGAAAACCATCCTGGCCGCCGCGATCTTCGCCAATGGCTCTGATGACCAGGGCCGGGAGGCCGGCAGGGTATCCCTGCCCTTCACGGGCGTTACCGAACTGAACAAAGCCCTGGGTATAACTGATTAGCCAATCAAAAAGGTGGCGGCCTTTACCCCGGGCCGTCACCTTTTTCCCAATTAATTATTTCAACCATAACAAAGGGAAGCCCAATTCATTGCTGGCTTCCTTTATTTCCGGATCACCGGTGACAACTGTGGCTTTATATTGTAAGGCAGCACCTATGGCAAAGGCATCAGCATAGGAAAGGAGATGTAAAGCCTTTACTTTCGCAGCAGCAAGGGTCAATTCTTCATCACCCACGAGGAATTCCACAGGCC
It encodes the following:
- the ligD gene encoding non-homologous end-joining DNA ligase, coding for MDREMTTGQQVNGEPYMLPRLPGQQLRLTNLDKVFWPEGLTKFDLVEYYVDMAPGILPYLRERPLVLKRYPDGITGEAFYQKECPAYAPEWVATLPVYHTDSDKTINYVLCNNEATLAWLANQGCIEVHAWLSRAGRLEYPDIVVMDLDPADGTTLVDVLEIALLVNRALKELHLTGYPKNSGARGLHIFIPLYPRWTFREVTAAMGYLAHLIVQVYPRKATTEHLIHRRRGKVYLDYLQNVQGRSMTFPYSLRPLPGAPVSAPLTWEEVAAKKIYPGDFNIIRRRLEEWGDLYRELLEHPNDLTPLLELAI
- a CDS encoding cation:proton antiporter regulatory subunit produces the protein MLIKETELPGIGKKFQIETRSGDKMVIVVHDDGRREIYHFDSNDPEESISMVTLDDAEARRVAGILGGMAYVPKALETVEMALDDMVFEWYKVEKDAQAIGKTIGDLEIRKKTGAAIIAIIKKDEKVLNPGPEEIITPGATIVVLGDRKQVKACKELILHGGI